A window of the Pseudomonas sp. B21_DOA genome harbors these coding sequences:
- a CDS encoding YcgN family cysteine cluster protein — protein MAAIVEPFWKRKTLDQLDHEEWESLCDGCGLCCLQKLEDEEDNSVYYTRIACKLLDLKTCQCSDYPNRIKFVPDCIQLTPGQAEQFKWLPPTCGYRLVSEGKDLPLWHHLVCGDRDAVHHERISQSGRMLAEGSVPEDDWEDHLIFRAG, from the coding sequence ATGGCCGCCATAGTCGAACCGTTCTGGAAACGCAAAACCCTCGATCAACTCGATCACGAGGAATGGGAATCGCTGTGTGACGGCTGCGGTCTGTGCTGCCTGCAAAAGCTCGAGGACGAAGAAGACAACAGCGTCTATTACACGCGCATAGCCTGCAAACTGCTGGATCTGAAAACCTGCCAGTGCAGCGATTATCCGAACCGGATCAAGTTTGTCCCGGACTGCATTCAGCTAACGCCGGGTCAGGCGGAACAATTCAAATGGCTGCCGCCGACCTGTGGTTATCGTCTGGTCAGCGAGGGCAAGGATCTGCCGTTATGGCATCACCTGGTGTGTGGCGACCGCGATGCGGTGCACCATGAGCGGATTTCCCAATCCGGGCGCATGCTCGCTGAAGGCAGCGTGCCGGAGGATGACTGGGAAGATCATCTGATCTTTCGCGCGGGCTGA
- a CDS encoding DUF2892 domain-containing protein — MSELKRVERIESTPFQSPAHKNVHGWERVGSLTGGVLMVGKGLRRGGVFGLIQVALGGMAVARGITGHCSAKSLLEKGRQDMSNVRAKIERAGEELSKLKTNAEVATETATVTGNDSLTSPKAGV; from the coding sequence ATGAGCGAGCTCAAACGCGTAGAACGCATCGAATCCACCCCGTTCCAGTCGCCTGCGCACAAAAATGTGCATGGATGGGAGCGCGTCGGCTCGTTGACCGGCGGCGTGTTGATGGTCGGCAAGGGCCTGCGCCGGGGCGGCGTGTTCGGCCTGATTCAAGTGGCGCTCGGCGGCATGGCCGTGGCCCGTGGCATTACCGGGCACTGCTCGGCGAAAAGCCTGCTGGAAAAAGGCCGTCAGGACATGAGCAACGTGCGGGCGAAGATCGAACGCGCCGGGGAAGAACTGAGCAAGCTGAAGACCAATGCCGAAGTGGCTACTGAAACAGCCACTGTGACCGGCAATGATTCGCTGACCTCGCCGAAAGCCGGGGTTTGA
- a CDS encoding YajD family HNH nuclease encodes MSSSTPTNTSKLDRILADNQRDKEMGYRDKALKMYPHVCGRCAREFSGKRLSELTVHHRDHNHDNNPQDGSNWELLCLYCHDNEHSRYTDQQYFGDGSLSTPKIAKATHNPFAALAGLMKKED; translated from the coding sequence ATGAGTTCGTCCACCCCCACCAACACGTCGAAGCTGGACCGCATCCTCGCCGACAACCAGCGCGACAAGGAAATGGGCTACCGCGACAAGGCCCTGAAGATGTATCCGCACGTCTGCGGCCGCTGCGCTCGTGAGTTTTCCGGCAAGCGCCTGAGCGAACTGACCGTGCACCACCGCGACCACAACCACGACAACAACCCGCAGGACGGCTCGAACTGGGAGCTGTTGTGCCTGTACTGCCATGACAACGAACACTCGCGTTACACCGATCAGCAGTATTTCGGCGACGGCTCGCTGAGCACACCGAAAATCGCCAAGGCCACGCATAACCCGTTTGCCGCTCTGGCCGGTCTCATGAAAAAAGAAGATTAA
- a CDS encoding cyclic nucleotide-binding domain-containing protein: MSEPTFLNNEIRDWLMDCGLFDQLQLADFAAASGYFSISTVAEGEAIFREGDAGSFMCIIHTGQVAVQKTGADGQVITMATLRSGRAFGEMAVLDGERRSATCIAASNCQLLNLGKDSLEKMLNDAPKIAAKIIRALAVSLSKRLRMADGQLAAQQV; this comes from the coding sequence ATGTCCGAACCGACCTTTCTGAACAACGAAATCCGCGACTGGCTGATGGACTGTGGCCTGTTCGATCAATTGCAGCTGGCCGACTTTGCGGCCGCTTCCGGTTACTTCAGCATCAGCACCGTGGCTGAGGGCGAGGCGATTTTTCGCGAGGGCGATGCCGGCAGCTTCATGTGCATCATCCACACCGGCCAGGTCGCCGTGCAGAAAACCGGCGCCGACGGCCAGGTGATCACCATGGCCACCCTGCGCAGCGGCCGCGCCTTCGGTGAAATGGCCGTGCTCGATGGCGAGCGCCGTTCGGCCACGTGTATCGCGGCGAGCAATTGTCAGTTGCTCAATCTGGGCAAGGACTCGCTGGAAAAAATGCTCAACGACGCGCCGAAAATCGCCGCGAAGATCATCCGCGCCCTCGCTGTCTCGCTGTCCAAACGCCTGCGCATGGCCGACGGCCAACTCGCTGCGCAACAGGTTTAA